The sequence below is a genomic window from Chelonoidis abingdonii isolate Lonesome George chromosome 6, CheloAbing_2.0, whole genome shotgun sequence.
aatcctaatgatttttgtatgtTAATCTCCTGTTGCATCAAATGTTAGGACTGTCACACGATAGCTGCCCCAAACCAGGTGCTAATTTAATTTTATTCCGTAAAGAATAAAGAAACATTGatttgtggaacccagtaatTTTTGGTCATGGCGTAAGCTGACCAAAAAGAGGatttgtgaaagtagaattaatatATTGTAAATTgtgaaatgttgtatgtacctttaagcagaaataaaaaatgttgaaatacaggtgccaggaaaagaaaacattaggcataacaagggtgctaatggcgaacaTTAACAGGAGATCAGTAATTTGTagaaaataagatatgcatggcagCCCAGGTACTTattcagattctgcttcctttgttcttgcttgctccccccttttatctgtataataTAGTTTGTCGTTTGTATGTGCTCATTATCTGGGTGTCTTGCAGAGCCTGTGCTAATCAGGTGGGCTTGCAATTGTGAGTCCTGGAGTCTAACTTTGATCTTCACAAACACTTACTGATTGGAACTTTCACAACCCCATTCATGAACATGATCTGAGTTCAGCAAATTTTTCTGCACAACCGGGCTGCTCTTGATACATGTTGAAACCTGATCTTTAGTTCACTCACAGCAGGTGCTCCCACTATAACAACAGCCCAAACTATTCAAAAATCTGCAACCACCTCAGCTACATACAAAAACTGGACCCTTTGGGTGCAATACTGCTTACATCATCAGGGCCTGTATCAGGCATGTGCACCCTGGTCAATGTCCTGACCCTGGCAGCAGGGAGAGCCATGGGCTGTTCCTGAGCATCCTGATCCCCCACTGAGGGcaggtgggcagggccagctttaggcccgATTTCCCCAAGTtggccctgtgcctaagagggccttgcgccctaaagaagagcgcctaactttttaatttttactcaccctgGCGGCGGTCCGGGACTTCGGTGGAcagtccttcactctctctgggtctttcagtgctgctgggaagactggagcgagtgaaggaagTCTCTGCACTTTTTGCATTTTTGAAAGGGTGGTAACCACCTTCCCATTTCCCACAGCATTGAACAGCGCCTATTCTGGATAATAGGGCTAATGATATTGACCACGCTTTacaataaactaaaaataaatcaatactgATTATAGTCCACCAAAGGGTTTTAGTGGATTTTGTGGCCCTTTACTACCTTAAAGTTGACTATCTCTGCTTTAAAATGAGGATTTCACCTTAAACACTGACttgtaatttttatattttgtagaAGAAATAGATCTAATAGCAATCAGTTCAATTTTATCCACACATTTACTTCAGTACAACTCagaatatcagtttgagcacAGGGTTTTTAGATCAAATATATTCCTCAAACTTTTCTACACAGAGATGGTGCTATTTAGAGTAACTCTGCAGGTTAACAACCAAATTAATCTATTCAGAGAAGAATACAAATAAACCAGGAACAAGAGTGATCAGGGGACTGGAAGCCTTTCAACTATTATCACCTCAAATCCAGCCCTGGTCAATGGTGACCAACATAACTAATGAGAACTGTTTAGCAGCCTAGGTGAAATGAATGGCTGGACTCAGTCCATGCTCACGATGGGACAGCTATCCACACAGAAAATCATCATAATGTACCTATGTGCTCCCCAGATGGGAAGGATCAAATGGGCATCAGTCACCTCCTAAAAGCGGTCTTCCCGCAGAGCAGGATTGAAAAACTGATGGGACAAACCATTGATAAACGAAAGATTAAAATCTACTGTAATGTATAGCCATCTTTCAGGAATAAATTCAGTATCTGCTAAACTAAATTTCCTGCCTCACCTAAGACAACTACAAGTTATTCAATCCAGTGCTATCTATCTACTGTTCTCATTTATGAAAGCTAAAGTAATATTGTTTCCAAAGTGATGTAGTGGGGGTAGAAATGAAAGAACAGGCATGGCTCTGGACATTGCACAAGTTTCAAAGATAAGTTCATTAAAAAGCAGTCAAAATACTTGTGTAAGTTGTTTACACCACCCCAGCTGATTTTACTGGAACTTTTGTGATGCGTCTTCTCATGAAGGCCATATCTGATAATCCAAACAGAATTTTCAAATCCTGGAGATAATTTACAAATAACTGCTTAGGAAAGAGTAGAGAAAGAAGCACACTTTTAAAGATTTGAAGAATCTCAAATAGTAAcatgcaaatatttaaatagagCAAAAAATCCCAGTTAAATATTACAAATAAGTTATGCTCAACAAAGCAAAAACCCTGGAAAAGTTAATTACTCAAGAAAAGAAGCACACATGATAATATccgttttcttttttatttatgtacATCTTATGTCAGATTTACTCCCGAGCCATAAGTTTTTGCTTCTTCAGCTTCTTTTGAgagatctgaaaaataaaaaggaaagaatgaaaatCTGCATCTACCAAGCAGATTATATCACCACTCTGTATGTGACCTAtccatcctcatcctcaaagaaaacctgcaaacACTTTTGAAAGACAAGCATGGGAGCTTAAATCCgttaactttgctagacactaaaaatcatggtctcaaTAAATACACTGAATTTATGGTTATTACAAAtctccccctccatcccttttttgtcctataacTACAGGGGTATTTTAATAGACCTTGAGTCATCCCTTAAAATGTGCTAACTACTTGAGAGGTTCTCAAATTGACTCCAGagcccaaagtgggtcacaaccccattttaataggGTCGCCAGGGTTCGCATTAGACTTCCTGGGGCCAACGGCTCTCTCAACAGAAGTTAGACCAATAAAAGGaattattacctcacccaccttgtgtaaTATCtggggatcaacacagctacaacacagCCTACAATTAGGCCATTGTCATTCTCAGGTTCACATAAGAGTTTGGAAACCTTAGAAATGGGACTGCCCTAAGTGTGTACTATTTCACCAGTTTTCCTCTTAGTCTGGCTATTTTGATAGCCCATTTTAATATAACTGAACAACTCTTTTTACCCTGACGCTATCATGTGAATTTTTCTTCAGGAACAATTAcagtatatactcattcataagccaaatattctTAGTAAAAAAGTGACACCTCAAAAAGCggaggtcagcttataaacgggtctacaccaaaatttgataattttaaactctatggaattattgaattgaatatctaatacactgtcattttgtttacctggagcgtctgcaggcatggagcccctcagctccctgtggccatggttcgctgttcccaggcaatgggagctgcgggaagtagcaccacttcccacagctcccactggctaggAACGGGAAACCATGGCCACGGAGAGCTGCGGGGCTCCGTGCCTGTGaccactgcaggtaaacaaaatgtcccaactCGCCAGtggcttttccaacccctgaaatataaggtcagcttatgaaagggtcatacagtttttacctatccatttggggtggggtgcgggggtgtcggcttataaacgaatgggctaatgaacgagaATATATGGTATAGTATTATTTTTGAATCAGGGACTGGAAAGCATACAAATGAAAGCCATTCCTTTCAGTGAAGTTATTTATAGAGCATCCTTTCATATTCTGAACACTACATTTAAATTATAACACTATTAAGGTTgctttgaatgcatttttttccatggTTATTTCCAAAGGTGTCTTAAGATAATCATAATAGCAAcaatttaatctgaaaaatgcaagttaaaaaaattcagattgttTAAAACACACTGACAAATGGACTAGTCTGTAATATACAAGTTCAGAGCAAAACCACTCAATACCACCACTACTAAACTTTTCTTACCTTTTTCTTCTGAGCAACTTCCTCTTCTGGCTTTGGAACAATCTGCTCCTTCTCAGTGAGGATCATCTCAATATGACAGGGGGAGCTCATGTAGGGGTTGATACGACCATGAGCTCTGTAGGTACGCCTGCGCATTTTGGGGGCCTTGTTGACCTGGATGTGCTCAATTACCAGAGAATCCACATCAAGACCCTGAAAAAATGCAACAGAAACGTGTAAGATTTATTCTAGGTTTATTTTCCTCTATGAACAAAACATTCGTTTGTACCAAAAATGGCAGAACATGGAAACTGGAAAGTTATTACATGGGAACATATGCTAGTTTATCATGGCACATCTCACAAAAGTACACAGCATTTTTACGCATTTATAAGTTGAAGAGTCAACTAATAGCCCAGGAAGCCTAAAAATTTTAGGCTgccttttacaaaaaatattcaaaatcatTATGATGGCTCAGAAATGAAGTTTGTTTCATTGTTATTCGAAAGGTGTCCTAAGATAGTCATCACTGCCACCACAGATCACTACAATTTAGCGTTACAACATTATAAACAGAATGCAAGTTTTCCATGTGtacaccctccccttccccccacccccaaaaacatTGGGACCTAACTGGTGACTCTTAAAAGGACTCATTTTTGGCCACCATGTTGCATTCCTTTATGTAGTCAAGT
It includes:
- the LOC116831683 gene encoding large ribosomal subunit protein uL22-like, with translation MRKSKMKKKKKKRRIEVQRGKRRTNKKPIHNVNALFVARTLSQAVGRDYSAVGLQRVQSSILHMASIKLRVHRNVEGVSVAFFQGLDVDSLVIEHIQVNKAPKMRRRTYRAHGRINPYMSSPCHIEMILTEKEQIVPKPEEEVAQKKKISQKKLKKQKLMARE